A part of Myxococcus landrumus genomic DNA contains:
- a CDS encoding zinc-binding dehydrogenase yields the protein MRETRAWVLHRGERQRDGQAVPGTLVEESFSFPDPGPEDVVAEPIYGCWEGNMGHALQRVPVDICRLRREDKVVLGNAGVVRVVETGSAVTRVRPGDHCLVFCNAEPDEHGYPVKVLAYDATRTMGLLAHRTRLPQRVLIPLPRHSRHSLKQWAAFSLRYITAWSNWRLAWGCFRLQVSESDCPVPFVVGWGGGVAYAQVRLARFAGCRVAMVTSQEERLRHLESVGIIPLDRRDFPDLNLDAARFASDADYRQRYTQSEKRFLARVKEAGRGQDVSIFLDHIGGPLLQASLKALGREGVIASAGWKLGADLMDLSRSTECTKRHQHINTHYARFSEAVAAVGFAEESGWLPPVDDERVYAWDEVPRLAQDVEAGNVASYFPLYQVHPEQAHQDTQEAA from the coding sequence ATGCGGGAGACACGGGCCTGGGTCCTTCATCGAGGAGAGCGTCAACGGGACGGGCAAGCCGTTCCAGGGACGCTGGTCGAGGAGTCCTTCTCCTTCCCGGACCCAGGCCCCGAGGACGTGGTGGCGGAGCCCATCTACGGCTGCTGGGAGGGCAACATGGGCCATGCCCTCCAGCGCGTCCCGGTGGACATCTGCCGCCTGCGCCGCGAGGACAAGGTCGTGCTCGGCAACGCGGGCGTGGTCCGCGTGGTGGAGACGGGCAGCGCCGTCACGCGCGTGCGCCCCGGGGACCACTGCCTCGTCTTCTGCAACGCCGAGCCCGACGAGCACGGCTACCCCGTCAAGGTCCTCGCCTATGACGCGACCCGCACCATGGGCCTGCTGGCCCACAGGACGCGGCTCCCCCAGCGCGTCCTCATCCCCCTCCCTCGCCACAGCCGCCACTCCCTGAAGCAGTGGGCCGCCTTCTCGCTGCGCTACATCACCGCGTGGTCCAACTGGCGACTCGCCTGGGGCTGCTTCCGCCTCCAGGTCAGTGAGTCGGATTGTCCCGTCCCCTTCGTCGTGGGGTGGGGTGGCGGCGTGGCCTACGCACAGGTGCGCCTGGCCCGCTTCGCCGGATGTCGGGTGGCCATGGTCACCTCCCAGGAAGAGCGCCTGCGGCACCTGGAGTCCGTGGGCATCATCCCCCTGGACCGCAGGGACTTCCCCGACCTGAACCTCGATGCGGCCCGCTTCGCCTCCGACGCCGACTACCGCCAGCGCTACACCCAGTCGGAGAAGCGCTTCCTCGCGCGAGTGAAGGAGGCGGGACGCGGCCAGGACGTCTCCATCTTCCTCGACCACATCGGCGGACCGCTCCTCCAGGCCAGCCTCAAGGCCCTGGGACGCGAGGGCGTCATCGCCTCCGCCGGCTGGAAGCTGGGCGCGGACCTGATGGACCTCTCGCGCTCCACCGAATGCACGAAGCGTCACCAGCACATCAACACCCACTACGCGCGCTTCTCCGAGGCCGTGGCCGCCGTGGGCTTCGCCGAGGAGTCGGGCTGGCTTCCACCCGTGGACGACGAGCGCGTCTACGCCTGGGACGAAGTCCCCCGGCTGGCCCAGGACGTCGAGGCCGGTAACGTCGCATCCTACTTTCCGCTCTACCAGGTCCATCCGGAGCAGGCGCACCAGGACACGCAGGAGGCCGCATGA